A single region of the Streptomyces sp. NBC_01803 genome encodes:
- a CDS encoding F0F1 ATP synthase subunit B, which translates to MIFLAEEEPQSPLLPVVPEIIIGLICFGVVFFVFYKKLLPAINKALDERREAIEGGMEKAEAAQAEARQTLESYKEQLAEARHEAARMRQDAQEQGAALIAEMRAEGQRQREEIIAAGHAQIAADRKQAAELLRQDVGRLAIDLAGRLVGESLEDHARQSRTIDRFLDDLEQQATVTVPSQSEAGSR; encoded by the coding sequence ATGATTTTCCTGGCTGAGGAAGAGCCGCAGAGCCCCCTCCTGCCGGTGGTTCCCGAGATCATCATCGGCCTGATCTGCTTCGGTGTCGTCTTCTTCGTCTTCTACAAGAAGCTCCTTCCCGCCATCAACAAGGCGCTCGACGAGCGGCGTGAGGCGATCGAAGGCGGTATGGAGAAGGCCGAGGCGGCGCAGGCCGAGGCCCGGCAGACGCTGGAGAGCTACAAGGAGCAGCTCGCCGAGGCCCGTCACGAGGCGGCCCGGATGCGTCAGGACGCGCAGGAGCAGGGCGCCGCGCTCATCGCCGAGATGCGCGCGGAGGGTCAGCGGCAGCGTGAGGAGATCATCGCCGCCGGCCACGCCCAGATCGCGGCCGACCGCAAGCAGGCCGCCGAGCTGCTGCGCCAGGACGTCGGCAGGCTCGCCATCGATCTGGCCGGGCGGCTGGTCGGGGAGTCCCTGGAGGATCACGCCCGGCAGAGCCGCACCATCGACCGCTTCCTCGATGACCTGGAGCAGCAGGCCACCGTCACGGTGCCGTCCCAGTCCGAGGCGGGCAGCCGATGA
- the atpE gene encoding ATP synthase F0 subunit C codes for MSATLAAIEGSINTVGFGVAAVGPGVGIGIIFGNGVQAIARQPEAAGLIRQNMLLGFAVVEALALMGFVLAFAI; via the coding sequence ATGTCCGCAACTCTCGCCGCGATTGAAGGAAGCATCAACACCGTCGGTTTCGGCGTCGCGGCCGTTGGCCCCGGTGTCGGCATCGGCATCATCTTCGGTAACGGCGTCCAGGCCATCGCCCGTCAGCCCGAGGCCGCCGGTCTCATCCGGCAGAACATGCTCCTCGGCTTCGCCGTCGTCGAGGCCCTGGCCCTCATGGGCTTCGTGCTCGCGTTCGCGATCTGA
- the atpB gene encoding F0F1 ATP synthase subunit A: MPRELAVSNDQVLAFETDCHLFKDCAFHAPSVWSFVFDPIFSIGSFEFNKAMLLVLLSTVLVVGFFWTAFSKPKVVPGKFQLLAEVFYDFVRNGIAREVIGKKAEPYVPLLVSLFFFIWMMNLWAIIPFAQFPATSIFAYPVALALIVWVTYMTLTFKTNGFVGGLRNLCVPSGLPKGIYVILTPLEFLSNVIVRPFTLAVRLFANMFAGHLLLLVFIIGTWYTLGTVVGTAYSVTSMFLTILLTAFEIFIQALQAYVFTVLTATYISQALEEAH; this comes from the coding sequence ATGCCGAGGGAGCTCGCGGTGAGTAACGACCAGGTGCTCGCCTTCGAGACCGACTGCCATCTGTTCAAGGACTGCGCCTTCCACGCGCCGTCCGTCTGGTCGTTCGTCTTCGACCCGATCTTCAGCATCGGGTCCTTCGAGTTCAACAAGGCGATGCTGCTGGTGCTGCTCAGCACCGTGCTGGTCGTCGGCTTCTTCTGGACGGCGTTCTCCAAGCCCAAGGTCGTGCCCGGGAAGTTCCAGCTCCTCGCCGAGGTGTTCTACGACTTCGTGCGCAACGGGATCGCGCGGGAAGTGATCGGCAAGAAGGCCGAGCCCTATGTGCCGCTGCTGGTCTCGCTGTTCTTCTTCATCTGGATGATGAACCTCTGGGCGATCATCCCCTTCGCGCAGTTCCCGGCGACCTCGATCTTCGCCTACCCGGTGGCGCTCGCCCTGATCGTCTGGGTGACGTACATGACCCTGACGTTCAAGACGAACGGCTTCGTCGGCGGCCTGCGGAACCTGTGTGTGCCCAGCGGACTGCCCAAGGGGATCTACGTGATCCTCACGCCCCTGGAGTTCCTGTCCAACGTCATCGTCCGGCCGTTCACGCTGGCCGTGCGACTCTTCGCGAACATGTTCGCGGGCCACCTGCTGCTCCTGGTGTTCATCATCGGCACCTGGTACACGCTGGGCACCGTCGTCGGCACCGCCTACTCGGTGACCTCGATGTTCCTGACGATCCTGCTCACCGCCTTCGAGATCTTCATCCAGGCGCTCCAGGCATACGTCTTCACCGTGCTGACCGCCACCTACATCTCCCAGGCGCTGGAAGAAGCGCACTGA
- a CDS encoding MraY family glycosyltransferase, translating into MREYLLTLCVAAAVTYLLTGPVRKFAIAWGAMPPIRARDVHREPTPRLGGIAMFGGLCAGLLVASQLTNVGEVFRQSDEPRALLSGAVLIWVIGVLDDKYGVDALVKLGLQMIAAGVMVLQGLTILWLPVPTFGMIALTPLQGTLLTVAIVVITINAVNFVDGLDGLAAGMVGIAAAAFFLYAYRIWYGYGIEAAAPATLFSAVLMGMCVGFLPHNLHPARIFMGDSGSMLLGLVLAAGAVSVTGQVDPDAMALFSGSERSAVIEMVPVYMPLILPLTIIAVPFVDLVMAIVRRTWNGHSPFTADRGHLHHRLLEIGHSQSRAVLIMYFWSALIAFGAVAYSVQSANAVIVPVVMSLSAVGLVVLLMPRFTPRVPRWAQRVVPPRYRDRRRSAAGAAGSASPTAQAGETDGGRPVADGVADEAGGAGPSLSGLHGATAVGDRQRFALRRKIDSRS; encoded by the coding sequence GTGCGCGAGTATCTGCTGACCCTCTGCGTCGCGGCGGCCGTCACCTATCTGCTGACCGGGCCGGTGCGGAAGTTCGCCATCGCGTGGGGAGCGATGCCGCCCATCAGAGCGCGTGACGTGCACCGCGAGCCCACGCCGAGACTGGGTGGCATCGCGATGTTCGGCGGGCTGTGCGCGGGGCTGCTGGTCGCCTCGCAGCTCACCAACGTGGGCGAGGTGTTCCGGCAGTCCGACGAGCCGCGCGCGCTGCTGTCCGGGGCGGTGCTGATCTGGGTGATCGGCGTGCTGGACGACAAGTACGGCGTGGACGCCCTGGTCAAGCTGGGCCTGCAGATGATCGCGGCCGGCGTGATGGTCCTGCAGGGCCTGACCATCCTGTGGTTGCCCGTCCCGACCTTCGGCATGATCGCGCTCACCCCTCTTCAGGGCACCCTGCTGACGGTCGCGATCGTGGTGATCACCATCAACGCGGTGAACTTCGTGGACGGCCTCGACGGTCTGGCGGCCGGCATGGTCGGCATCGCCGCGGCGGCGTTCTTCCTGTACGCCTACCGCATCTGGTACGGGTACGGCATCGAGGCCGCCGCCCCCGCCACCCTCTTCTCGGCCGTGCTGATGGGCATGTGCGTGGGCTTCCTGCCGCACAACCTGCACCCGGCGCGGATCTTCATGGGCGACTCCGGCTCGATGCTCCTCGGGCTGGTGCTGGCGGCCGGCGCGGTCTCCGTCACCGGCCAGGTGGACCCGGACGCCATGGCGCTGTTCTCCGGCTCCGAGCGCAGCGCGGTCATCGAGATGGTCCCGGTCTACATGCCGCTGATCCTGCCGCTGACGATCATCGCCGTGCCGTTCGTCGACCTGGTGATGGCGATCGTGCGCCGCACCTGGAACGGGCACTCGCCGTTCACCGCCGACCGGGGGCATCTCCACCACCGGCTGCTGGAGATCGGGCACTCGCAGAGCAGGGCCGTGCTGATCATGTACTTCTGGTCGGCGCTGATCGCCTTCGGCGCCGTGGCGTACTCGGTGCAGTCCGCCAACGCCGTGATCGTGCCGGTCGTGATGTCGCTCAGCGCCGTCGGGCTGGTGGTGCTGCTGATGCCGCGCTTCACCCCGCGCGTGCCCCGGTGGGCGCAGCGCGTGGTGCCGCCCCGCTACCGGGACCGGCGGCGGTCGGCCGCCGGTGCCGCCGGGTCCGCGTCGCCGACGGCCCAGGCCGGGGAGACGGACGGCGGGCGGCCCGTGGCTGATGGCGTGGCCGACGAGGCGGGGGGCGCCGGTCCTTCGCTGTCGGGGCTGCACGGCGCGACGGCGGTGGGCGACCGCCAGCGGTTCGCGCTGCGCCGGAAGATCGACAGCCGCTCATAA
- a CDS encoding arsenate reductase/protein-tyrosine-phosphatase family protein, which yields MSTANVGIRAPELSGRPRQDFRILHVSTGNVCRSPITERLTRQALADRLGPAAHGLVVESAGTWGHEGAPMEAHAAELLAEYGADADGFHGRELLDEHVIEADLVLTATRDHRAQVISMGHSAGLRTFTLKEFTRLVRAIDTATLPVAESPEELVERARALARAAAALRGWLLAPNAEADEVQDPYGAPLPYFRSIGEEIRDALDPVVTALTGVPPRPVRAGRALL from the coding sequence CTGAGCACCGCGAACGTCGGCATACGGGCTCCCGAGCTGTCCGGCCGGCCGCGGCAGGACTTCCGGATCCTGCACGTCAGCACGGGGAACGTGTGCCGTTCCCCGATCACCGAGCGGCTCACCCGGCAGGCGCTGGCCGACCGCCTCGGTCCCGCCGCGCACGGCCTGGTGGTCGAGAGCGCGGGCACCTGGGGGCACGAGGGGGCGCCGATGGAGGCGCACGCCGCGGAGCTGCTGGCCGAGTACGGGGCGGACGCCGACGGCTTCCACGGCCGGGAGCTGCTCGACGAACACGTCATCGAGGCCGACCTCGTGCTGACCGCCACCCGCGATCACCGGGCGCAGGTCATCTCGATGGGGCACTCGGCCGGGCTGCGCACGTTCACGCTCAAGGAGTTCACCCGGCTGGTGCGGGCCATCGACACCGCCACGCTGCCGGTCGCGGAGTCGCCCGAGGAATTGGTCGAGCGCGCCCGCGCGCTGGCCCGTGCCGCCGCCGCGCTGCGCGGCTGGCTGCTGGCGCCCAACGCCGAGGCCGACGAGGTACAGGACCCGTACGGCGCGCCGCTGCCGTACTTCCGCAGCATCGGCGAGGAGATCCGGGACGCGCTCGACCCGGTCGTCACGGCGCTCACCGGGGTCCCGCCGCGTCCGGTGCGGGCCGGGCGGGCGCTCCTGTGA
- a CDS encoding L-threonylcarbamoyladenylate synthase yields the protein MARRYDCADVVDRKHGLREAASAVRRGDLVVLPTDTVYGIGADAFNTGAVGDLLKAKGRGRGMPSPVLIGSPTTLHGIVTDFSERAWQLVDAFWPGALTLVARHQPSLTWDLGETRGTVAVRMPLHPVALELLKDVGPMAVTSANLTGHAPPQDCDGAQRMLGDSVSVYLDGGSTPDTVPSSIVDVTGRVPVLLRAGAVSEEELRKVVPDLETSH from the coding sequence ATGGCACGGCGCTACGACTGCGCGGACGTGGTCGATCGCAAGCACGGTCTGCGGGAGGCGGCCTCCGCCGTCCGGCGCGGGGACCTCGTGGTCCTGCCCACCGACACCGTCTACGGCATCGGCGCGGACGCCTTCAACACCGGGGCCGTGGGCGACCTCCTCAAGGCCAAGGGCCGCGGCCGGGGCATGCCCTCGCCGGTGCTGATCGGCTCGCCCACCACCCTGCACGGCATCGTCACCGACTTCTCCGAGCGGGCCTGGCAGCTGGTGGACGCCTTCTGGCCCGGCGCGCTGACCCTCGTCGCCCGCCATCAGCCGTCCCTCACCTGGGACTTGGGGGAGACCCGCGGCACCGTCGCGGTGCGGATGCCGCTGCATCCGGTCGCCCTGGAGCTGCTCAAGGACGTCGGCCCGATGGCCGTCACGAGCGCCAACCTCACCGGCCACGCCCCGCCGCAGGACTGCGACGGCGCGCAGCGGATGCTGGGCGACTCGGTCTCCGTCTACCTCGACGGCGGCTCGACCCCGGACACCGTGCCGTCCTCCATCGTCGACGTCACCGGCCGGGTTCCGGTGCTGCTGCGCGCCGGGGCGGTGAGCGAGGAAGAGCTGCGCAAGGTCGTTCCCGATCTGGAGACCTCGCATTGA
- the prmC gene encoding peptide chain release factor N(5)-glutamine methyltransferase, producing the protein MTATSGSGGSARSLLLAEVARATQRLADAGVPSPRFDAEELAAFVHGTDRSKLHTVPDGDFDARYWEAVARREAREPLQHITGRAFFRFLELQVGPGVFVPRPETESVVGWAIDAVRAMDVVEPLIVDLCTGSGAIALALAQEVPRSRVHAVELDESALEWARKNAEGSRVVLHHGDARTALPELSGQVDLVISNPPYIPLTEWEHVAPEARDHDPQLALFSGEDGLEMIRGLERAAHRLLRPGGMVVVEHADTQGGQVPWIFTEDRGWADAADHPDLNNRPRFATARRVAR; encoded by the coding sequence GTGACTGCAACATCCGGGTCCGGGGGTTCGGCCCGCTCCCTGCTGCTCGCCGAAGTGGCCCGTGCCACCCAGCGGCTGGCCGACGCCGGGGTGCCCTCACCGCGCTTCGACGCCGAGGAGCTGGCGGCCTTCGTGCACGGCACCGACCGCTCCAAGCTGCACACCGTGCCGGACGGGGACTTCGACGCCCGGTACTGGGAGGCCGTGGCCCGGCGCGAGGCGCGTGAGCCGCTTCAGCACATCACCGGGCGCGCGTTCTTCCGATTCCTCGAACTCCAGGTGGGGCCGGGCGTCTTCGTGCCGCGCCCGGAGACCGAGTCGGTGGTCGGCTGGGCGATAGACGCGGTCCGGGCGATGGACGTGGTCGAGCCGTTGATCGTGGATCTGTGCACCGGCTCCGGCGCCATCGCGCTGGCCCTCGCCCAGGAGGTGCCGCGCTCCCGGGTGCACGCGGTGGAGCTGGACGAGTCGGCCCTGGAGTGGGCCCGCAAGAACGCCGAGGGCAGCCGGGTCGTCCTGCACCACGGGGACGCCCGCACCGCCCTGCCCGAGCTGTCCGGCCAGGTCGACCTGGTGATCTCCAACCCGCCCTACATCCCGCTCACCGAGTGGGAGCACGTGGCGCCCGAGGCGCGCGACCACGATCCTCAACTGGCGCTGTTCTCCGGCGAGGACGGCCTGGAGATGATCCGCGGCCTGGAGCGCGCCGCGCACCGGCTGCTGCGGCCCGGTGGCATGGTGGTCGTGGAGCACGCCGACACCCAGGGCGGCCAGGTGCCGTGGATCTTCACCGAGGACCGCGGCTGGGCCGACGCCGCCGATCACCCGGACCTGAACAACCGGCCCCGATTCGCCACCGCCCGCCGCGTCGCGCGGTGA
- the prfA gene encoding peptide chain release factor 1 has protein sequence MFEAVEDLIGEHADLERRLADPAVHADQATARRFSKRYAELTPIITAYRSWRRYGDDIETARELALEDPEFGAEVKELQARRDELTDELRLLLVPRDPSDDKDVILEIKAGEGGDESALFAGDLLRMYLRYAERRGWQTELIDANESDLGGYKDVSVAVKTRGTAAPGQGVWARLKYEGGVHRVQRVPATESQGRIHTSAAGVLVLPEAEDVEVEINAGDLRIDVYRSSGPGGQSVNTTDSAVRITHLPTGIVVSCQNEKSQLQNKEQALRILRARLLAAAREEADREASDARRSQVRTVDRSERVRTYNFPENRISDHRVGFKAYNLDQVLDGELDAVIQACVDADSAAKLAAAQ, from the coding sequence ATGTTCGAGGCGGTCGAGGATCTCATCGGCGAACACGCCGACCTCGAACGGCGGCTCGCGGACCCCGCGGTCCACGCCGATCAGGCCACCGCGCGCCGGTTCTCCAAGCGCTACGCCGAGCTGACGCCGATCATCACCGCTTACCGCTCCTGGCGGCGCTATGGCGACGACATCGAGACCGCTCGTGAACTGGCCCTGGAGGACCCGGAGTTCGGCGCCGAGGTGAAGGAGCTCCAGGCCCGCCGCGACGAGCTCACCGACGAGTTGCGGCTGCTGCTGGTCCCGCGCGACCCCAGCGACGACAAGGACGTCATCCTGGAGATCAAGGCGGGGGAGGGCGGCGACGAGTCGGCCCTCTTCGCCGGGGACCTGCTGCGGATGTATCTGCGGTACGCCGAACGGCGCGGCTGGCAGACCGAGCTCATCGACGCCAACGAGTCGGACCTCGGTGGCTACAAGGACGTCTCGGTGGCCGTCAAGACCCGCGGCACCGCGGCCCCCGGGCAGGGCGTGTGGGCCCGGCTGAAGTACGAGGGTGGCGTCCACCGCGTGCAACGGGTGCCCGCCACCGAGTCCCAGGGCCGCATCCACACCTCGGCGGCCGGCGTGCTGGTGCTCCCCGAGGCCGAGGACGTCGAGGTCGAGATCAACGCGGGCGACCTGCGGATCGACGTCTACCGCTCCTCGGGCCCCGGTGGCCAGTCGGTCAACACCACCGACTCCGCCGTCCGCATCACTCACCTGCCCACCGGCATCGTGGTCTCCTGCCAGAACGAGAAGAGCCAGCTCCAGAACAAGGAGCAGGCCCTGCGCATCCTGCGCGCCCGGCTGCTGGCCGCCGCGCGCGAGGAGGCGGACAGGGAGGCGTCCGACGCCCGGCGCAGCCAGGTGCGCACCGTGGACCGCTCCGAGCGCGTCCGCACGTACAACTTCCCGGAGAACCGCATCTCCGACCACCGCGTCGGGTTCAAGGCGTACAACCTGGACCAGGTGCTCGACGGAGAGCTCGACGCGGTCATCCAGGCGTGTGTGGACGCCGATTCGGCCGCCAAGCTCGCCGCGGCCCAATGA
- the rpmE gene encoding 50S ribosomal protein L31 — protein MKRDIHPEYVETQVSCTCGATFTTRSTVSGGSIRADMCSECHPFYTGKQKILDTGGRVARFEARFGKNAGSARK, from the coding sequence TTGAAGCGCGATATCCACCCGGAGTATGTCGAGACCCAGGTGAGCTGCACCTGTGGCGCGACGTTCACCACCCGTAGCACCGTCAGCGGGGGCAGCATCCGCGCCGACATGTGCTCCGAGTGCCACCCCTTCTACACCGGCAAGCAGAAGATCCTCGACACCGGTGGCCGCGTGGCCCGCTTCGAGGCGCGCTTCGGCAAGAACGCCGGGTCCGCCCGCAAGTAG